In Bryobacteraceae bacterium, the following proteins share a genomic window:
- a CDS encoding citrate synthase, producing MPSDTLSITDNRTGKTYEIPIADETIRATDLRQVKTNPEEFGLMPYDPAYMNTASCKSRITYIDGDKGVLEYRGFPIDQLAEKSRFLEVAYLLFHGELPSQAQLDEWVGHIAAEGRVPDFVRRVIAGFPRDAHPMGMFVAAIAALGTAYPDSKNIDDRESRMKQVYRLMAQAPAIAADIYRHLNGMPFVDPDPSLSYSGNFLRMLYSKTGETYVPDPVLDRALNVLFILHADHEQNCSTSTMRLVGSSHADPFSSLAAAAAALYGPLHGGANEAVLVMLNQIGSTANIPAFLGKVHEGRARLMGFGHRVYKNYDPRARIIKATADEVFGITGRNPLIDVAVELERIALSDEYFVKRKLYPNVDFYSGIIYQAIGIPTEMFTVLFALGRTIGWLAQWEEMLQDPDQKIGRPRQVYLGPSRRDFVPMEKR from the coding sequence ATGCCGAGCGACACGCTCTCAATCACTGACAATAGAACCGGTAAGACTTACGAAATCCCGATCGCCGACGAGACCATCCGTGCGACCGATCTGCGCCAGGTCAAAACGAACCCCGAAGAGTTCGGGTTGATGCCGTACGATCCGGCGTACATGAACACGGCCTCGTGCAAGAGCCGGATCACCTACATCGACGGCGACAAGGGCGTCCTGGAGTATCGAGGGTTCCCGATCGATCAGCTTGCGGAAAAGTCGCGCTTCCTTGAAGTCGCCTACCTGCTGTTCCATGGCGAGCTGCCGAGCCAGGCGCAACTGGATGAATGGGTGGGCCACATCGCCGCCGAGGGCCGGGTCCCGGACTTTGTGCGCCGCGTCATCGCGGGGTTCCCGCGCGACGCGCATCCGATGGGAATGTTCGTGGCGGCGATCGCCGCTCTTGGCACCGCTTATCCGGACTCGAAGAACATCGACGACCGGGAGTCGCGGATGAAGCAGGTTTACCGGCTGATGGCGCAGGCGCCGGCGATCGCGGCTGACATATACCGCCACCTGAACGGGATGCCGTTTGTCGATCCGGACCCGTCGCTGAGCTATTCCGGTAACTTTCTTCGGATGCTCTACAGCAAGACCGGTGAGACCTACGTGCCAGACCCTGTGCTCGACCGCGCGTTGAACGTGTTGTTCATCCTGCACGCCGACCACGAGCAGAACTGCTCTACGTCGACCATGCGACTGGTGGGCAGCTCGCACGCCGATCCGTTTTCGTCGCTGGCCGCGGCGGCGGCGGCCCTCTATGGCCCGCTGCACGGAGGCGCCAACGAAGCGGTTCTGGTGATGCTCAACCAGATCGGCTCTACCGCCAATATTCCGGCGTTCCTCGGGAAAGTGCACGAGGGCCGGGCGCGGCTGATGGGCTTCGGCCACCGCGTCTACAAAAACTACGATCCTCGCGCCCGCATCATCAAGGCGACGGCCGACGAGGTGTTCGGCATTACCGGGCGGAACCCGCTCATCGACGTGGCCGTCGAGTTGGAGCGGATCGCGCTCTCGGACGAGTATTTCGTAAAGCGGAAACTGTACCCGAACGTGGACTTCTATTCGGGCATCATCTACCAGGCGATTGGGATTCCGACGGAGATGTTCACGGTGCTGTTCGCGCTGGGGCGTACGATCGGGTGGCTCGCGCAGTGGGAGGAGATGCTCCAGGATCCGGACCAGAAGATCGGACGTCCGCGCCAGGTCTATCTGGGGCCGTCGCGGCGCGATTTCGTGCCCATGGAGAAGCGCTGA
- a CDS encoding leucine-rich repeat domain-containing protein, whose protein sequence is MHRRSLGIAVFALGWTFSPGATAAQEPLFPDPELEALVRQSVFSKRDNKQPLTAEDVKSISTLTARGKAIKSLEGLEKCTALAMLEIFDGQVTDLTPIANLTNIQSLTFKNNRIADAAPLAGLTKLQYIDLSGNQIASAQPFSKLEALNSLFLSGNKIADAAPLAGLKRLWSLYLDGNHVKDVTALGGLKNLSSLDLRGNRITSVAALSGLNNLKYLMLDGNPLRDIAPLIAMAKKDGEGEKRFAPFWQVYLIGCPIPIAQAAELRKFVHTVVTEKRN, encoded by the coding sequence ATGCACAGAAGATCGCTGGGAATCGCCGTTTTCGCGCTCGGGTGGACCTTTTCACCCGGCGCTACCGCGGCGCAAGAGCCGTTGTTTCCAGACCCGGAACTGGAGGCGCTGGTGCGCCAGTCCGTGTTCTCCAAGCGCGACAACAAGCAGCCGTTGACTGCCGAGGACGTGAAATCGATCTCAACCTTGACGGCGCGCGGCAAGGCGATCAAGAGCCTCGAGGGCCTGGAGAAATGCACGGCGCTCGCGATGCTCGAGATTTTCGACGGACAGGTGACGGACCTGACGCCAATCGCGAATCTGACCAACATCCAGTCACTCACGTTCAAGAACAACCGGATCGCCGACGCGGCTCCGCTCGCCGGTTTGACGAAGTTGCAGTACATCGATCTCAGCGGAAACCAGATCGCGAGCGCACAGCCGTTCTCGAAGCTCGAGGCGCTGAATTCGCTGTTTCTCTCCGGGAATAAGATCGCGGACGCCGCCCCTCTGGCGGGGCTGAAGCGGCTATGGTCGCTGTACCTGGATGGCAATCATGTGAAGGACGTGACCGCACTAGGAGGGCTGAAGAACCTTTCCTCGCTCGACCTGCGCGGCAATAGGATCACGAGCGTGGCGGCGCTCAGTGGGCTGAACAACCTGAAGTACCTGATGCTTGACGGGAACCCGTTGAGGGACATCGCGCCGTTGATCGCGATGGCGAAGAAGGACGGAGAGGGAGAGAAGCGTTTCGCACCCTTCTGGCAGGTTTACCTGATCGGGTGCCCGATTCCGATAGCGCAGGCGGCGGAGCTCCGCAAGTTCGTGCACACGGTTGTGACCGAGAAGCGGAACTAG
- a CDS encoding TonB-dependent receptor: MMIYPVRIAALGCAAIVFASSAAAQDTRAKLQGVIADSTGAVVAGASVTLTNDNTGVTANQTTGQTGQYLFDFVNPGSYTVTVELEGFRKFVQRNILVQARGDITVNAALEVGATTESVTVEASPVAVQFNTTTMAMTLDTKMANTLPIIHRNPFLLVSLNPATVIRSSTEQSPFHHWAASQFDVGGNTSTKNDIILDGAPSMTTQKSSYTPPMDSVQEVNLQQNAVDAEFGHSAGGVLSVSMKSGTNDLHGTAYYLGRNPVFNAMANRVNRAENLTRQHVWGATVGAPVLKNKLFSFFSYEGWRTIEPRALRATLPSQLERNGDFSQSLTPGGALSAIYDPWTTQTQGSTITRQPFAGNMIPASRIDPTAKVFVGDLWQSNGPGQGPAAVDNFIIGYANRFRYWNLSERVDWNISDKLKAFGRYTQFKTFTGADDYTGGSPAQAVDGSTRHSRSFSGDVVYTLNASTVFNVRGAYNSIVDSFGVPSAELSEQDLQRFWGGNSWYKPYLGDLPAIYYPGVTVRTTGTNTVLGKSGYWFQEPNSYNFQTKMSKSQGRHYWKIGGEYRKERVAASRPRPMAFDVRPELTTDTYVRPNIRTSGHGWATFLLGALDQNSNIQSIPIQRPRNSFTGVFIHDDFKITPRLTLNVGMRYEYFSALRDPTYRMSRLLDLTNPIAELQGIQLPAAASALGANPTYNGAWVFTDENTPWSWNAPRNLFLPRAGLAWRIDDNTALRIGFARYIVPATLVDGLNILGSVPYPGFDARTNTIAPLQGVPQQTLSDPYPGGLVPVSGKSLGRYTNLGGGATWYQQDFNPGVNDRFNFSLQRQLPGRIVADITFFMNMGRNQPYTYDRNQIDPRIGYSVGNEISTPVDNPFFGQPAATFPGQLRTQRRVAVSQLLRPYPQYSALNETLIGGRRNRYRALQMQFQRPFVNGFNFVIGYNYNRERNEEFYDEQDYFTSNLTWQPATNARHRLTGAAIYELPIGHGRRFGSDMHRAADAIVGGWALSTLFTYNSGIYLRFGGMQVSGDPALDNPTNGQWFDTSKFSLLPAFTRRSNPLQFDNVKGPRFVNFDTTLAKEFSILPENRLKFELRMEAYNLLNSFSGEDPTTNINSANFGKIVSQKRGVFGRQLQFSGRFVW, translated from the coding sequence ATGATGATCTACCCCGTCCGTATCGCGGCCCTGGGATGTGCCGCAATCGTTTTCGCAAGCTCCGCCGCCGCGCAGGACACCCGAGCCAAGCTCCAGGGCGTTATCGCCGACTCCACCGGCGCGGTGGTTGCCGGAGCCAGCGTCACCCTCACCAACGACAACACCGGCGTGACGGCCAATCAGACCACCGGCCAGACCGGCCAGTATCTGTTCGACTTCGTCAATCCTGGCTCCTACACCGTCACCGTCGAACTGGAAGGCTTCCGCAAATTCGTCCAGCGCAACATTCTGGTGCAGGCCCGTGGCGACATCACCGTCAACGCCGCGCTCGAAGTCGGCGCCACCACCGAGTCCGTCACCGTAGAAGCGTCGCCGGTCGCCGTCCAGTTCAATACGACCACGATGGCGATGACGCTGGACACGAAGATGGCGAACACGCTGCCCATCATTCACCGCAACCCGTTCCTGCTGGTGTCGCTGAACCCGGCTACCGTGATTCGTTCCTCCACCGAGCAGAGCCCGTTCCATCACTGGGCTGCTTCCCAGTTCGACGTCGGCGGGAACACGAGCACGAAGAACGACATCATTCTCGATGGCGCGCCATCAATGACGACGCAGAAGTCAAGCTACACACCGCCCATGGATTCCGTGCAGGAAGTGAACCTGCAGCAGAACGCCGTGGACGCCGAGTTCGGTCATTCGGCCGGAGGCGTGCTCAGCGTCTCGATGAAATCCGGCACTAACGATCTGCATGGCACCGCCTACTATCTTGGCCGCAACCCTGTGTTCAATGCGATGGCGAATCGCGTCAACCGCGCCGAGAACCTCACCCGCCAGCACGTCTGGGGCGCTACCGTCGGCGCGCCTGTCCTCAAGAACAAGCTCTTCAGCTTCTTCTCCTACGAAGGGTGGCGCACCATCGAGCCTCGCGCGCTTCGCGCCACGCTACCCTCCCAACTCGAACGAAACGGCGACTTCTCCCAGTCCCTCACGCCCGGAGGCGCGCTCTCCGCAATCTACGACCCGTGGACGACGCAGACGCAAGGCTCCACCATCACGCGGCAGCCATTCGCCGGCAACATGATCCCCGCCTCGCGCATCGACCCCACCGCCAAGGTCTTCGTCGGCGACCTGTGGCAGTCCAATGGTCCCGGTCAGGGCCCGGCCGCGGTGGACAACTTCATCATCGGCTACGCCAACCGCTTCCGCTACTGGAACCTCTCCGAACGCGTAGATTGGAACATCTCCGACAAGCTGAAGGCCTTCGGCCGCTATACACAGTTCAAAACGTTCACTGGCGCGGACGACTACACCGGCGGCTCGCCCGCCCAGGCGGTCGACGGGTCCACCCGGCACTCGCGCAGCTTCTCCGGCGACGTTGTCTATACGCTGAACGCGTCCACGGTGTTCAACGTTCGCGGCGCCTACAACTCGATCGTCGACTCCTTCGGGGTGCCCTCTGCCGAACTCAGCGAGCAGGATTTGCAGCGCTTCTGGGGCGGCAACTCCTGGTACAAGCCATACCTCGGTGATCTGCCGGCGATCTACTATCCCGGCGTCACCGTACGCACGACGGGCACCAACACCGTGCTCGGCAAGTCTGGCTACTGGTTCCAGGAGCCCAATTCCTATAACTTCCAGACGAAGATGTCGAAGAGCCAAGGCCGGCACTACTGGAAGATCGGCGGCGAGTACCGAAAGGAACGAGTGGCCGCCTCGCGACCGCGCCCGATGGCCTTCGACGTCCGCCCCGAGCTCACCACCGATACCTATGTCCGGCCCAACATCCGCACCAGCGGCCATGGCTGGGCCACCTTCCTGCTCGGTGCGCTCGATCAGAATTCCAACATCCAATCGATCCCGATCCAACGGCCCCGCAACAGTTTCACTGGCGTATTCATTCACGACGACTTCAAAATCACGCCGCGGCTGACGCTCAACGTCGGCATGCGCTACGAGTACTTCAGCGCCCTCCGCGACCCCACCTACCGCATGTCGCGCCTGCTTGACCTGACCAATCCGATCGCGGAACTGCAGGGCATCCAACTGCCGGCGGCGGCCAGCGCGCTAGGAGCCAACCCCACCTATAACGGCGCGTGGGTGTTCACAGACGAAAACACCCCATGGTCCTGGAACGCGCCGAGAAACCTGTTCCTGCCGCGTGCCGGGCTCGCCTGGCGCATTGACGACAACACCGCCCTGCGCATCGGCTTCGCCCGTTACATCGTTCCGGCGACGCTCGTCGACGGCCTCAACATCCTGGGCAGCGTTCCCTATCCCGGCTTCGACGCGCGCACCAATACCATCGCCCCGCTGCAGGGCGTCCCGCAGCAGACGCTCAGCGACCCTTATCCCGGCGGCCTGGTGCCCGTCAGCGGCAAGTCACTCGGGCGCTACACCAACCTCGGCGGCGGCGCCACCTGGTATCAACAGGATTTCAACCCCGGCGTGAACGACCGCTTCAACTTCAGCCTCCAACGCCAACTGCCCGGCCGAATCGTCGCGGACATCACGTTCTTCATGAACATGGGGCGCAACCAGCCCTACACCTACGACCGCAACCAGATCGACCCGCGGATCGGCTACTCGGTGGGCAACGAGATCTCGACCCCGGTGGACAATCCCTTCTTCGGCCAGCCGGCCGCCACGTTCCCCGGTCAGCTTCGCACCCAGCGCCGCGTAGCCGTGTCGCAACTGCTGCGGCCCTATCCGCAGTACTCCGCGCTCAACGAAACGCTGATCGGCGGACGCCGCAACCGCTACCGTGCGCTCCAGATGCAGTTCCAGCGGCCGTTCGTCAACGGATTCAACTTCGTGATCGGCTACAACTACAACCGCGAACGGAACGAAGAGTTCTACGACGAGCAGGACTACTTCACCAGCAACCTGACCTGGCAGCCGGCAACCAACGCACGCCACCGGCTCACCGGCGCGGCCATCTACGAACTCCCCATCGGCCACGGCCGCCGCTTCGGCTCCGACATGCATCGGGCCGCGGATGCCATCGTTGGCGGCTGGGCCCTCTCGACCCTGTTCACCTACAACTCCGGCATCTACCTCCGCTTCGGCGGAATGCAGGTGAGCGGCGACCCCGCGCTCGATAACCCCACCAACGGCCAGTGGTTCGACACCTCGAAGTTCTCGCTCCTCCCCGCCTTCACCCGGCGCTCCAACCCCCTTCAGTTCGACAACGTGAAGGGACCGCGATTCGTGAACTTCGACACCACCCTCGCCAAGGAGTTCTCCATCTTGCCGGAGAACCGGTTGAAGTTCGAGCTCCGCATGGAGGCGTACAACCTGCTGAACTCGTTCTCCGGCGAAGACCCGACCACGAACATCAACAGCGCCAACTTCGGAAAGATCGTCTCGCAGAAGCGCGGCGTGTTCGGGCGCCAGCTTCAGTTCAGCGGCCGCTTCGTCTGGTAA
- the trxA gene encoding thioredoxin: protein MAGQNTLTFTDQGWEQEVLNSAVPVLVDFWAEWCGPCRMMSPTIDAIAEDYAGRVKVGKLNVDENGGTAMRYNIRGIPTLLVFKNGQVVAQKVGAVGKSDVSALLDSHL, encoded by the coding sequence ATGGCAGGACAAAATACGTTGACTTTTACCGATCAGGGCTGGGAGCAGGAGGTGTTGAACTCCGCGGTCCCCGTGCTCGTGGACTTTTGGGCCGAATGGTGCGGCCCGTGCCGAATGATGAGTCCAACGATCGACGCGATCGCGGAGGACTATGCCGGGCGCGTCAAGGTCGGCAAGCTGAATGTGGATGAGAACGGCGGCACTGCGATGCGCTACAACATCCGCGGAATTCCCACGCTGTTGGTGTTCAAAAACGGTCAGGTAGTGGCCCAGAAGGTAGGCGCGGTGGGCAAGAGCGACGTTTCGGCGCTGCTCGACTCGCACCTGTAA
- a CDS encoding PQQ-binding-like beta-propeller repeat protein: MRNLNLTRFLAALCALTLSAPLPAGDPGTGDWPMWGGTPDRNMVSGMKNAPASWDVETKRNIAWMATLGSQSYGNPTVAGGKVFVGTNNEGMRDPKQPGDRGVLMAFDEKTGEFLWQDTNEKLAAGRVNDWPFQGVASSPLVMGNRLYYVNNRAEVVCLDTEGFRDKENDGPYKDEKLTGEQNSDIVWKLDMMEELGVFPHNLANSSPVPYGDMIIVMTANGHDESHVNIPSPRAPAIVAINKDTGKAVWEDNSVGENILHGQWSSPAVGKVGDVMQVVSAQGDGKVRGYEVETGKKLWEFDTNPKDSVWPKTRNEVISTPVIYDNKVYIANGQDPEHGEGVGHLYCIDASKRGDITESGRIWHFSDIRRSISTGAIQDGILYYADFSGFLHALDAATGKEFWKHDMLAAVWSSPYIVDGKVYLGDEDGDVVILKHGKTKEVLFEGNMGSSVYGSIVAANGSLFIANRNQLFRIGAK, translated from the coding sequence ATGCGCAACCTCAACCTGACCCGATTCCTTGCGGCACTTTGTGCCCTGACACTCTCGGCCCCCCTCCCGGCTGGCGATCCAGGCACCGGCGACTGGCCCATGTGGGGCGGCACGCCGGACCGGAACATGGTTTCCGGCATGAAGAACGCTCCTGCGTCCTGGGACGTCGAGACCAAGCGCAACATCGCCTGGATGGCCACGCTCGGTTCGCAAAGCTACGGGAACCCGACCGTGGCAGGCGGCAAGGTCTTCGTCGGCACGAACAACGAAGGCATGCGCGACCCCAAGCAGCCCGGCGACCGCGGCGTGCTCATGGCGTTCGACGAGAAGACCGGAGAGTTCCTTTGGCAGGATACGAATGAGAAGCTGGCCGCCGGCCGCGTGAACGATTGGCCCTTCCAAGGTGTCGCCTCCTCACCGCTGGTGATGGGCAACCGTCTCTACTACGTCAACAACCGCGCCGAGGTCGTCTGCCTCGACACCGAAGGCTTCCGCGACAAGGAAAACGACGGGCCGTACAAGGACGAGAAGCTCACCGGCGAACAGAATTCCGACATCGTCTGGAAGCTCGACATGATGGAGGAACTTGGCGTGTTTCCACACAACCTCGCCAATTCCTCGCCCGTGCCCTACGGCGACATGATCATCGTGATGACCGCCAACGGTCACGACGAAAGCCATGTCAACATCCCCTCGCCGCGCGCTCCGGCCATCGTCGCGATCAACAAAGACACCGGCAAGGCGGTGTGGGAGGACAACTCGGTCGGTGAGAACATCCTACACGGACAATGGTCCTCGCCGGCGGTCGGCAAGGTGGGCGATGTGATGCAAGTCGTTTCCGCGCAGGGCGACGGTAAGGTGCGCGGCTACGAAGTGGAAACCGGCAAGAAGCTTTGGGAGTTCGATACCAACCCGAAGGACTCCGTCTGGCCGAAAACCCGCAACGAGGTGATCTCCACGCCGGTGATTTACGACAACAAAGTCTACATCGCCAACGGCCAGGACCCGGAACACGGCGAAGGCGTCGGACACCTCTATTGCATCGACGCAAGCAAGCGCGGCGATATCACCGAGTCCGGCCGCATCTGGCACTTCTCCGACATCCGCCGCTCCATCTCCACCGGAGCGATCCAGGACGGCATCCTCTACTACGCCGACTTCTCCGGTTTCCTCCACGCGCTCGACGCCGCTACCGGCAAGGAGTTCTGGAAGCACGACATGCTGGCCGCGGTCTGGTCTTCGCCATACATCGTCGACGGCAAGGTGTACCTCGGCGATGAGGACGGCGACGTCGTCATCCTCAAGCATGGCAAGACGAAGGAAGTGTTGTTCGAGGGCAACATGGGCAGTTCCGTCTATGGCAGTATCGTCGCCGCCAACGGGAGCCTGTTCATCGCCAACCGGAACCAGTTGTTCCGCATCGGCGCGAAGTAA
- a CDS encoding glycoside hydrolase family 140 protein → MRPFFRILAIATAAAVCGAQPGPGVPPKLRVSQNRRFLETADGRPFFYLGDTAWELFHRLNRQEAARYLDLRARQRYNVIQAVALAELEGIADPNAYGDLPLADGDPARPAVTAGADSSNAAQYDYWDHVDYIVDQANRRGLYIGLLPTWARWTPHPNARPGVIFTEQNAEAYGTFLGKRYGQKGIIWILGGDRSAEGFQNVWRAMARGIAIGVNGKEDYAGLTMTYHPNGGHSSSEYFANEHWLTFHMQQTGHRPAQRAPVWETITADYTREPVKPVMDGEPLYEDHPIGFRQAKELGYSFDAHVRQRAYWDVFSGAFGHTYGNHAVWQMYAKKRKAINGPLFFWHEAMHRPGAAQMQYVRALVESRPFLERIPDQSLVAAPLDGADYIAATRGTAYAFIYTAQGRPITVALGKITGERVRAWWFNPRNGSADEIGVFENRGLREFQPPSLGGFGADAVLVLDDAARNWGAPGAASFAGR, encoded by the coding sequence TTGCGGCCTTTCTTTCGAATCCTTGCGATCGCCACCGCGGCTGCGGTTTGCGGCGCGCAACCTGGTCCGGGCGTTCCGCCGAAATTGCGTGTGAGCCAGAACCGGCGGTTCCTCGAAACCGCCGACGGCCGCCCGTTCTTCTACCTCGGCGACACGGCCTGGGAGTTGTTCCATCGCCTCAATCGCCAGGAGGCGGCGCGGTATCTGGATCTGCGGGCGCGGCAGCGCTACAACGTCATCCAGGCGGTGGCGCTCGCCGAACTCGAGGGGATAGCCGATCCGAACGCGTACGGCGACCTGCCCCTCGCGGATGGCGACCCGGCGCGGCCGGCGGTGACGGCGGGCGCGGATTCGAGCAACGCCGCGCAGTACGACTATTGGGACCATGTCGACTACATCGTCGACCAAGCCAACCGGCGCGGACTCTACATCGGGCTGCTGCCCACCTGGGCGCGTTGGACGCCGCATCCAAACGCCCGCCCCGGCGTGATCTTCACAGAACAGAACGCCGAGGCCTACGGGACCTTCCTCGGGAAACGCTACGGGCAGAAAGGCATCATCTGGATCCTTGGCGGCGACCGTTCGGCCGAGGGGTTTCAGAACGTCTGGCGGGCGATGGCGCGCGGTATAGCGATCGGCGTGAACGGCAAGGAAGACTACGCGGGCCTGACGATGACGTACCATCCCAACGGCGGCCACTCGTCGTCGGAGTACTTTGCCAACGAGCACTGGCTGACCTTCCACATGCAGCAGACCGGGCATCGCCCGGCGCAACGCGCGCCGGTATGGGAAACCATCACCGCCGACTACACGCGGGAGCCGGTGAAGCCGGTGATGGACGGCGAGCCGCTGTACGAAGATCATCCGATCGGCTTCCGGCAAGCCAAGGAACTTGGCTACTCGTTCGACGCGCACGTGCGGCAGCGGGCGTATTGGGACGTGTTCTCCGGCGCGTTCGGACATACCTACGGGAACCACGCGGTGTGGCAGATGTACGCCAAGAAGCGAAAGGCGATCAACGGTCCGCTCTTCTTCTGGCACGAGGCGATGCACCGGCCGGGAGCGGCGCAGATGCAGTATGTGCGGGCGCTGGTGGAGTCGCGGCCGTTTCTGGAGCGGATTCCGGATCAATCGTTGGTGGCGGCGCCGCTCGATGGAGCCGACTACATCGCGGCGACGCGGGGCACGGCGTATGCGTTCATTTATACGGCGCAAGGGCGGCCGATCACAGTGGCGCTCGGGAAGATCACGGGTGAGCGGGTGCGGGCGTGGTGGTTCAACCCGCGCAATGGATCGGCCGACGAGATCGGCGTATTCGAGAATCGCGGACTGCGTGAGTTCCAGCCGCCGTCGCTCGGCGGGTTCGGCGCGGATGCGGTGCTGGTGCTGGACGATGCCGCCCGGAACTGGGGAGCACCGGGCGCCGCGAGTTTCGCGGGGCGCTGA
- a CDS encoding TIGR01458 family HAD-type hydrolase — MQALLLDMDGVLYNAAQPLPGAADALAWVRHRNIPHLFLSNTSSRDRAALVAKLATFGIPATEDQILTPAVAAAAFLRRSAAGPAALFLRPAARPEFAGIPTLGDTAEQGAAHVVIGDLGDQWDYRTLNRAFRLLHHNPQAHLIALGMTRYWMAPDGISLDVAPFVAALAHATGREPIVFGKPAAPFFHEAAAGLALPPNQILMIGDDIESDVRGAQTAGLRAALVKTGKYRPADLDRGIRPDAVWDSIADLPARWPLSEP, encoded by the coding sequence ATGCAAGCCCTGCTCCTCGACATGGACGGCGTCCTCTACAACGCCGCCCAACCCCTCCCCGGCGCCGCCGACGCGCTCGCCTGGGTCCGCCATCGCAACATCCCCCACCTCTTCCTCTCCAACACCTCTTCCCGTGACCGAGCCGCCCTCGTCGCCAAGCTCGCCACCTTCGGCATCCCCGCCACCGAAGACCAGATCCTCACCCCCGCCGTCGCCGCGGCCGCCTTCCTCCGCCGGTCCGCCGCCGGCCCCGCCGCCCTCTTCCTCCGCCCCGCCGCGCGGCCCGAGTTCGCCGGCATCCCCACCCTCGGCGACACCGCCGAACAGGGCGCGGCTCACGTCGTCATCGGCGACCTCGGCGACCAGTGGGACTACCGCACGCTCAACCGCGCCTTCCGCCTCCTCCACCACAACCCGCAAGCGCACCTCATCGCCCTCGGCATGACACGCTACTGGATGGCGCCGGACGGCATCTCGCTCGACGTCGCCCCCTTCGTCGCCGCACTCGCCCACGCCACCGGCCGCGAACCCATCGTCTTCGGAAAACCCGCCGCGCCCTTCTTCCACGAAGCCGCCGCGGGTCTCGCGCTCCCCCCGAACCAAATCCTGATGATCGGCGACGACATCGAGTCCGACGTCCGCGGAGCCCAAACAGCCGGACTCAGAGCCGCCCTCGTCAAAACCGGGAAATACCGCCCCGCCGATCTCGATCGCGGCATCCGCCCCGACGCCGTCTGGGACTCCATCGCCGATCTCCCCGCCCGCTGGCCTCTCAGCGAACCGTAA